GGTCACGGTCGGCAGCTACTGACAATCGCCGCATGCCGCGCCCGCGCACCGGCCTGCGGGCCGGTGATGGTGCGGCGCAAGCTGTTGCCTCCGTCGGTGGAGGACTACAATGCACCCCGTCCACGAACCGCCATGCTCCGCCTGGCGGTTTGTTTTTTAAGCACAATCAAAGAGTTGAAGGTGCGTACACGGACATGCCAAGGCATGCACGCGCTGCGTAGTACCGCCCTCCTTCGGGCACTCCATCCACGACGTTATCCGTATCCCCATGATCTTTGAAACCATCTCCCATACCGACCACGAGCAGGTTGTTTTCTGCCACAACCGCGACGCCGGCTTGAAGGCCATCATCGCGATCCATAACACCGTGCTGGGCCCCGCACTGGGTGGTCTGCGCATGTGGCCGTACAAGACCGAGCAGGATGCCGTGAACGATGTGCTGCGCCTGTCGCGCGGCATGACCTACAAGAACGCCGTGGCCGGGCTGAACCTGGGCGGCGGCAAAGCGGTGATCATCGGTGACCCGTCGAAGGACAAGTCCGAGGCGCTGTTCCGCGCGTTCGGCCGCTTCGTCAACACGCTGGGCGGCCGCTACATCACCGCCGAGGACGTCGGTATCGACGTCAACGACATGGAATACGTGTACCGCGAAACCGAGTACGTGACCGGCGTGCACCAGGTGCATGGCGGCTCGGGCGACCCGTCGCCGTTCACGGCCTACGGCACCCTGCAGGGCCTGATGGCCACGCTGCAGTTCAAGTACGGCAGCGAGGACGTGGGCAAGTACAGCTACGCGGTGCAGGGCTGCGGCCACGTCGGCGGCGAGTTCATCAAGCTGCTGCGCGAGCAGGGCGCCAAGGTGTTCGTCACCGACATCAACAAGGAAGCCGTGCAGCGCTGCGTGGACGAGCTGGGCTGCGAAGCGGTGGGCCTGGACGAAATCTACGACGTGGACGCCGACGTCTACGCGCCGTGCGCGCTGGGCGGCACCGTCAACGAGCAGACCATCGACCGCATCAAGGCCAAGATCATCTGCGGCCCGGCCAACAACCAGCTGGCCACCGACGCGATCGGCGACGAGCTGACCCGCCGCGGCGTGCTGTACGCACCCGATTACGCGGTCAACGCCGGCGGCGTGATGAACGTGTCGCTGGAGATCGACGGCTACAACCGCGAGCGTGCGATGCGCATGATGCGCACGATCTACTACAACCTGGGCCGCATCTTCGAGATCAGCAAGTCCGAAGGCATCCCGACCTACAAAGCAGCCGACCGCCTGGCCGAAGAACGCATCACCGCGATCGGCAAGATCAAGCTGCCGCACATGGGCAACGGCACCCGCTTCCAGGGTCGCATGCGCGGCCAGTAAGCGGACCAGCCAGCCATGCTCCCGACGAGCCCGGCCATGCGCCGGGCTCGTTCGTTTCACGCCGGCCGTCACGCATTCGCGCAGGCGGCTTCAATCGACCGGCAAGCCTGCTAAACTGCGGGCACAAAAGATGTGCAAGGCTTTGCCGGCAAAGGCAAAGCTGCGATCAGGGGGCCCGTTTCGCGGGCAGCCGGCACGGCCGGTGTCAGGCAGATCCAGCGGTAACCGGGATATCCGCGCCCAGGGCCTTTTGCGCCCGATGCACGGAGGCCCATGGCTGACTGCGGCACGCAGTATTCACCAAGGCAGGAACAGGTAGAACCGTTATGAGCAGCATCATGGAAGCAGGGATTAGCGACGAGGAGATTCTGGACAAGCTCCGCGACGTGCTGCGCGACACCTTCGAGATCGATCCTGCCCGGGTCACCCCCGGCGCCCACCTGTTCACCGACCTGGAACTGGATTCCATCGACGCGGTGGACCTGGCGATCCAGGTGCAGGAAATGACCGGCATGCGGATCAAGCCGGAGGACTTCAAGAACGTACGCACGGTGGGTGACGTGATCGCCACGGTGCACGCCCTGCTCGAGCGCTGACGCCGCACGCGCCATGCGCCCCGACGCTCGTTTCGCGCC
This window of the Dyella sp. A6 genome carries:
- a CDS encoding Glu/Leu/Phe/Val dehydrogenase dimerization domain-containing protein; the encoded protein is MIFETISHTDHEQVVFCHNRDAGLKAIIAIHNTVLGPALGGLRMWPYKTEQDAVNDVLRLSRGMTYKNAVAGLNLGGGKAVIIGDPSKDKSEALFRAFGRFVNTLGGRYITAEDVGIDVNDMEYVYRETEYVTGVHQVHGGSGDPSPFTAYGTLQGLMATLQFKYGSEDVGKYSYAVQGCGHVGGEFIKLLREQGAKVFVTDINKEAVQRCVDELGCEAVGLDEIYDVDADVYAPCALGGTVNEQTIDRIKAKIICGPANNQLATDAIGDELTRRGVLYAPDYAVNAGGVMNVSLEIDGYNRERAMRMMRTIYYNLGRIFEISKSEGIPTYKAADRLAEERITAIGKIKLPHMGNGTRFQGRMRGQ
- a CDS encoding acyl carrier protein, with amino-acid sequence MEAGISDEEILDKLRDVLRDTFEIDPARVTPGAHLFTDLELDSIDAVDLAIQVQEMTGMRIKPEDFKNVRTVGDVIATVHALLER